One region of Roseovarius faecimaris genomic DNA includes:
- a CDS encoding serine/threonine protein kinase has product MHHNATNLSDAETDDLAPGHSLLYGQYIIEHHMIDGGFGMTYLAKDSLERKVVIKECFPSSVCRRINGEVRPRKPAYQEQYQNVIRNFLREALRMAKFDHPNIVKVHQVFQENNTAYIAMDYIDGMDLLSMLDIDPGRLTDARVEQLLRDTLTALAHVHELGMLHRDISPDNILLDANDKLTLIDFGAAREEAARQTRALSTVMSVKDGYSPHEFYYTDGKQRPSSDIYSVGATFYHLITGFAPPDCQKRVAALTAENPDPYKPLVAGNWSFDKSFLSAIDKALSLAQKDRFQTVGEWLEVLDNPGSHVVVSPIAMAFDAQDADKIATKMDAEANKSAQNVAQASNPEAELTPDLIAKISSLVEDTNSKVEPGLPGDVKKAMVKEEIVEEEPHPLVDIFGQPIDDIDKWLKEQDKMSKRTSNKRETPDNKPGSEEASQKKSEPGLLRVLHRLTGLRQRSAAMAQN; this is encoded by the coding sequence GTGCACCATAATGCCACCAATCTGAGCGATGCTGAAACCGACGACCTCGCGCCGGGCCACAGCCTTTTGTACGGGCAGTACATCATCGAACATCACATGATTGATGGCGGGTTCGGCATGACCTATCTGGCCAAGGACAGCCTTGAACGCAAAGTCGTGATCAAGGAATGCTTTCCAAGCTCCGTCTGCCGCCGGATCAATGGTGAGGTCCGTCCGCGCAAACCGGCCTATCAGGAACAGTATCAGAACGTCATTCGCAATTTTCTGCGCGAAGCCCTGCGTATGGCCAAGTTCGACCACCCGAATATCGTGAAGGTCCACCAGGTGTTCCAGGAGAACAACACGGCCTATATCGCGATGGATTATATCGACGGCATGGACCTGCTCAGCATGCTGGATATCGATCCCGGCCGCCTGACCGATGCCCGGGTGGAACAGCTTCTGCGCGACACCCTGACGGCGCTTGCGCATGTTCATGAACTGGGCATGCTGCACCGCGACATTTCTCCGGACAACATTCTTCTGGACGCAAATGACAAGCTTACGCTGATCGACTTCGGCGCTGCGCGTGAAGAAGCCGCCCGTCAGACGCGTGCGCTTTCGACGGTCATGTCGGTGAAGGATGGATATTCCCCGCACGAATTCTACTACACCGATGGCAAGCAGCGCCCGTCCAGCGATATCTACTCGGTCGGGGCTACCTTCTATCACCTGATCACCGGTTTCGCGCCGCCCGACTGCCAGAAGCGTGTCGCGGCCCTGACCGCAGAGAACCCAGACCCCTACAAGCCGCTGGTCGCGGGGAACTGGTCGTTCGACAAATCCTTCCTGAGCGCAATCGACAAGGCATTGTCGCTGGCGCAGAAGGATCGCTTCCAGACGGTCGGCGAATGGCTCGAAGTGCTCGACAATCCCGGCTCGCATGTGGTGGTTTCGCCCATCGCAATGGCCTTCGACGCACAGGACGCTGACAAGATTGCGACCAAGATGGATGCCGAGGCCAATAAGTCCGCGCAGAACGTTGCGCAGGCGTCCAATCCCGAAGCTGAACTGACGCCGGATCTGATTGCGAAGATTTCGTCGCTGGTCGAAGACACCAACAGCAAGGTAGAGCCCGGGCTTCCCGGCGATGTCAAAAAAGCGATGGTCAAGGAAGAGATCGTCGAAGAAGAGCCGCATCCCCTGGTGGATATTTTCGGCCAGCCCATTGATGACATCGATAAGTGGCTGAAAGAACAAGACAAAATGTCAAAACGGACATCAAATAAGCGCGAGACACCGGATAACAAGCCGGGCTCGGAAGAGGCAAGTCAGAAAAAGTCGGAGCCGGGCCTTCTCCGTGTTCTCCATAGACTCACAGGTTTGAGACAACGTTCGGCCGCAATGGCCCAGAACTGA
- a CDS encoding FHA domain-containing protein gives MKLIRDIISEKRQMGARAISQPEPEPAPLDTPQEDEVLSQEPFTSFDEASADIPADAQSDDEFAAFFADEDDPFAVEPDQVSESDEDSELDQMPEPDLTSEPVQVDQPSTPTDAEPSQRPSKLVLGKAYSLDVEDETDDEDDEEMDLSAFVPEARALTPDQERESEQSLRNVFRELNTTPQAPQDAPAADPVRDPAPETQGHIAEPAPARPTEAPQYRAETPDPVQPHPAQVATGGVEVPKPAPGRGMSRHGRVKTRLLGFNTSMGDEIDPIKNSAEAEPAAFVSFPVGWLIVVEGEGRGSAFSLFNGVSNIGRGKDQTVCLDFGDNSISREAHASIAYDPRQQSFFIGHCGKANIVRRNDRPILSTEELSAGDHITIGETVLRFVPLCGPDFSWEKNTSPDQARAAHG, from the coding sequence ATGAAGTTAATTCGGGATATCATCAGCGAGAAGCGCCAGATGGGGGCACGGGCGATCAGCCAGCCCGAGCCAGAGCCCGCGCCGCTGGACACACCCCAGGAAGACGAGGTGCTGTCGCAGGAGCCGTTCACATCCTTTGACGAAGCCAGCGCCGACATCCCCGCAGATGCGCAGTCTGACGATGAATTTGCTGCTTTCTTTGCAGATGAGGACGATCCCTTCGCTGTCGAGCCCGATCAAGTATCTGAGTCCGATGAAGACTCTGAGCTCGACCAGATGCCTGAACCCGATCTGACCTCTGAACCCGTCCAGGTGGATCAGCCGTCGACGCCGACGGATGCCGAGCCATCGCAGCGGCCCAGCAAACTTGTGCTGGGGAAAGCCTACTCTCTCGACGTCGAGGACGAGACCGACGATGAGGATGACGAGGAAATGGATCTCAGCGCATTTGTCCCTGAAGCGCGTGCGCTCACCCCGGATCAGGAACGCGAGTCTGAACAATCCTTGCGGAATGTCTTCCGGGAGCTCAACACAACCCCGCAGGCGCCACAGGACGCCCCGGCGGCCGACCCGGTGAGGGACCCGGCTCCTGAAACGCAAGGGCATATTGCAGAACCCGCCCCTGCCCGGCCGACCGAAGCGCCGCAGTATCGCGCAGAGACCCCGGACCCGGTGCAGCCGCACCCTGCTCAGGTGGCAACCGGGGGTGTGGAAGTGCCCAAACCCGCACCGGGCCGCGGTATGAGCCGACACGGACGCGTCAAGACCCGGCTGCTTGGCTTCAATACGTCGATGGGCGACGAGATCGACCCGATCAAGAATAGCGCTGAGGCCGAACCGGCGGCATTCGTAAGCTTCCCCGTGGGCTGGCTGATCGTCGTGGAAGGCGAAGGGCGCGGTTCGGCCTTCTCCCTTTTCAACGGGGTCAGCAATATCGGGCGCGGTAAAGACCAGACCGTCTGCCTCGACTTCGGCGACAACAGCATTTCGCGCGAGGCGCATGCCTCCATCGCCTACGATCCGCGCCAGCAAAGCTTCTTCATCGGGCATTGCGGCAAGGCCAACATCGTGCGTCGCAACGATCGCCCCATTCTGAGCACGGAAGAATTGTCGGCCGGGGATCACATCACCATCGGTGAGACCGTTCTGCGCTTCGTGCCGCTCTGTGGACCTGATTTCTCTTGGGAGAAAAATACCTCCCCGGATCAGGCGCGTGCTGCGCATGGCTAA
- a CDS encoding PP2C family protein-serine/threonine phosphatase, with product MANLSYDTAMSIDIGRRERQEDALASDFPSGQAFGFVVLADGMGGHAAGDMASKIVVTEVFSELKLKSSDPEQLEHSIGDVLKGAAAHANQCVGHYAHEHAQSHGMGSTLLAPVLIEDRLYWVSVGDSPLYLFRDGRLTRLNENHALCSQIEYLVASGIMDREEAQNYPDQSCLTSVLIGGEIAQVDCPSSPMQLKEGDILIAASDGIQFISEAQIEGVLRFQQKSTAEQISAALTKEIQKLDDPDQDNLSICVIKLLPEGGVITPPSETHTLNRIGDGKTETITILARVTRRKKTAVQ from the coding sequence ATGGCTAATCTCAGCTACGATACCGCGATGTCCATTGATATTGGGCGTAGGGAGCGCCAGGAAGACGCGCTTGCGTCGGATTTTCCCAGTGGCCAGGCGTTCGGATTTGTCGTCTTGGCCGACGGGATGGGCGGCCATGCGGCCGGCGACATGGCCAGCAAGATCGTCGTGACCGAAGTTTTCAGCGAGTTGAAGCTGAAATCGAGTGATCCCGAACAGCTCGAACACTCTATCGGAGACGTCCTCAAAGGCGCGGCGGCCCATGCCAACCAATGCGTGGGGCATTACGCCCATGAACACGCGCAATCGCATGGGATGGGGTCGACGCTGCTCGCTCCGGTGCTGATCGAGGATCGGCTCTATTGGGTCTCTGTGGGGGATTCCCCGCTCTACCTGTTCCGCGACGGCAGGCTGACGCGCCTGAACGAGAACCATGCGCTCTGTTCGCAGATCGAGTATCTCGTTGCGTCCGGCATCATGGATCGCGAAGAGGCGCAGAACTACCCGGATCAGAGCTGCCTGACCTCCGTCCTGATCGGCGGCGAGATCGCGCAAGTTGACTGTCCCTCCAGCCCTATGCAGCTGAAAGAAGGGGACATTCTCATCGCGGCAAGCGACGGCATTCAGTTTATCTCTGAGGCCCAGATCGAAGGCGTGTTGAGGTTTCAGCAAAAATCGACCGCCGAACAGATCAGCGCGGCGCTTACCAAGGAAATCCAGAAACTCGACGATCCTGATCAGGACAATCTGTCGATCTGCGTGATCAAGCTCTTACCCGAAGGTGGTGTGATCACGCCCCCAAGCGAGACCCACACACTGAACAGAATTGGCGATGGGAAAACCGAGACCATCACCATTCTCGCGCGGGTCACACGCAGGAAAAAGACAGCCGTCCAGTGA
- a CDS encoding ABC transporter substrate-binding protein translates to MRISEAICRAARALVAGAAVALAGPVWSDAPERVVSINLCTDQLAMLLAGQGQLHSVSRIASDRNVSPMADEAARYLTNYGQAEEVYMMQPDLVLAGRFTPAATVEMLEGLGIEVVIFDITKSIDGVREQILKMGEVLHREEAAAALLAEFDARRAVLEEQGGARPSAMLYYANGYTSGTETLANEILELAGFSNAAIAAGYNWGQKMPLEVLALTDPDLVITSQPYPGGSRAEDVMAHPVVRAMKAGRANSTMADSDWVCGTPFVLRAAEKLAALRREMTGAAQ, encoded by the coding sequence GTGCGAATTTCTGAGGCCATATGCCGGGCCGCGCGCGCCCTCGTGGCGGGCGCGGCCGTGGCGCTTGCGGGCCCGGTTTGGTCCGACGCACCTGAGCGGGTCGTTTCGATCAATCTCTGCACCGATCAGCTTGCCATGTTGCTGGCGGGGCAGGGGCAGTTGCATTCGGTCTCGCGCATCGCGTCGGATCGCAATGTATCGCCCATGGCCGACGAGGCCGCGCGCTATCTGACCAATTACGGTCAGGCCGAAGAGGTTTACATGATGCAGCCCGATCTGGTGCTGGCCGGGCGCTTCACTCCTGCCGCGACGGTGGAGATGCTCGAAGGCTTGGGTATCGAGGTCGTGATCTTTGACATCACCAAATCCATCGACGGGGTGCGCGAACAGATCCTCAAGATGGGCGAGGTCCTGCATCGGGAGGAGGCCGCCGCGGCCTTGCTGGCCGAGTTCGACGCGCGGCGCGCCGTGCTTGAGGAGCAGGGCGGCGCACGGCCGAGCGCGATGCTCTACTACGCCAATGGCTACACCTCGGGCACGGAAACGCTGGCCAATGAGATCCTCGAACTGGCCGGGTTTTCCAACGCGGCGATTGCCGCAGGCTATAACTGGGGCCAGAAAATGCCACTGGAGGTACTGGCGCTGACAGATCCCGATCTTGTGATCACCTCTCAGCCCTATCCGGGCGGGTCGCGGGCCGAGGATGTGATGGCGCATCCGGTGGTGCGGGCGATGAAGGCCGGGCGGGCGAACAGCACGATGGCCGATAGTGACTGGGTCTGCGGTACGCCTTTCGTGCTGCGCGCGGCGGAAAAACTGGCGGCGCTGCGGCGCGAGATGACAGGGGCCGCGCAATGA
- a CDS encoding TonB-dependent receptor plug domain-containing protein produces MTHRLTTATLLASSTILGGAAFAQEPFDLGTLVLSASLSPVDASSTGTSVDVLEGDDAGANDTTVLDRLTRLPGVSSTSNGGLGALAGISIRGLPSRYVGVRIDGIDVLDPSGTQNQFNFGGFTGAGVGRVELLRGSQSALYGSEAIGGVINITSWRPEELGFSGVAQIEAGSFETYSGSFSVGARSENGFVALSYGRVESEGISAQSFNPEKDGFEQSTLNLSAEYDVNDMLTFGGSVYYRTGDIEFDRSSFTNDASGEISSEELGARVYTRLVTGTITHELSYSYFDIDRKDPGGFTTRFQGERQTLSYLGTAELSEMVTVNFGVDYSEEDINSGVTVGSEDNTSVMAELLYRPTDQIDLSFALRHDDNSDFGGETTGRFAAAFRVTDEVTIRAAAGTGYRAPSLYERFSAFGDPALQPETSLSYELGVEKTYGERGFVKATLFHAEIDDLIDFDPAAVACGSGFGCYNQVPGTTTSKGIELSGEYALSPMLTLFGAYTYTDAKTNGVRLTRTPKHDAVIGLNADFTDRFSGYVDVRHVADVVPSAFAPANNKVGDYTLVGAGLSYDVTDRAELYLRVENLFDESYETAGGFNQPGRAAYVGLRANF; encoded by the coding sequence ATGACCCACCGTCTCACCACAGCCACGTTGCTGGCCTCTTCCACCATTCTTGGCGGCGCCGCCTTCGCGCAGGAACCGTTCGATCTTGGCACGCTGGTGCTTTCGGCCAGCCTGAGCCCGGTCGACGCTTCCAGCACCGGCACCTCTGTCGATGTGCTGGAAGGCGACGACGCAGGCGCCAACGATACGACCGTGCTCGACCGTCTGACGCGCCTGCCGGGTGTATCCTCCACCTCCAATGGCGGGCTTGGTGCGCTGGCCGGGATCAGTATCCGTGGCCTACCGTCGCGCTATGTCGGCGTGCGGATTGACGGGATTGACGTGCTTGATCCGTCGGGCACGCAAAACCAGTTCAACTTTGGCGGCTTCACCGGCGCGGGCGTGGGCCGGGTCGAGCTGCTGCGCGGGTCGCAATCGGCGCTTTACGGCTCGGAGGCGATTGGTGGGGTGATCAATATCACCTCCTGGCGTCCCGAAGAGCTGGGCTTTTCCGGTGTGGCGCAGATCGAGGCGGGCAGCTTCGAGACCTATTCCGGCAGCTTCAGCGTTGGCGCCCGCTCTGAAAACGGATTTGTCGCCCTCAGCTATGGCCGGGTCGAATCCGAAGGTATATCGGCACAAAGCTTCAACCCCGAAAAGGATGGCTTTGAGCAAAGCACGCTGAACCTGAGCGCCGAATATGACGTGAATGACATGCTGACCTTCGGCGGCTCGGTCTACTACCGGACCGGCGATATCGAGTTCGACCGCTCCAGCTTCACCAATGATGCCAGCGGTGAGATTTCTTCGGAAGAGCTGGGCGCACGGGTGTACACACGGCTGGTGACCGGCACTATCACCCATGAGCTGAGCTACAGTTATTTCGACATCGACCGGAAAGATCCCGGCGGGTTCACCACGCGCTTCCAGGGCGAGCGGCAGACGCTGTCCTATCTCGGCACCGCGGAGCTGAGCGAGATGGTCACGGTCAATTTCGGGGTGGATTACTCCGAAGAGGATATCAACTCGGGCGTCACTGTGGGTAGCGAAGACAACACCTCGGTTATGGCCGAGCTGCTCTATCGGCCCACCGATCAGATCGACCTGTCTTTCGCGCTGCGCCACGATGACAACTCCGATTTCGGCGGCGAGACGACCGGCCGGTTCGCGGCGGCGTTCCGGGTCACCGACGAGGTGACGATCCGCGCCGCGGCCGGCACGGGATATCGCGCGCCGTCGCTCTATGAACGGTTCAGCGCCTTTGGCGATCCGGCATTGCAGCCGGAAACAAGCCTCAGCTACGAACTGGGCGTTGAGAAAACCTATGGCGAGCGCGGGTTTGTCAAAGCCACGCTGTTTCATGCCGAGATCGACGATCTGATTGATTTCGACCCGGCGGCGGTGGCCTGTGGCAGCGGTTTCGGCTGCTATAACCAGGTGCCGGGCACGACCACGTCGAAGGGGATCGAGCTGTCGGGGGAATATGCCCTTTCACCGATGCTGACGCTGTTTGGGGCCTACACCTATACCGATGCCAAGACCAACGGTGTGCGCCTGACCCGGACGCCCAAGCATGACGCGGTGATCGGACTGAATGCCGATTTCACCGACCGTTTCTCGGGCTATGTGGACGTGCGCCACGTGGCCGATGTCGTTCCCAGCGCCTTTGCGCCGGCGAACAACAAAGTAGGGGATTATACGCTGGTGGGGGCGGGTCTGTCCTATGATGTGACCGACAGGGCCGAGCTGTACCTGCGGGTCGAAAACCTGTTTGATGAAAGCTATGAGACCGCAGGGGGCTTCAACCAGCCGGGTCGCGCGGCCTATGTCGGGCTTCGTGCGAATTTCTGA
- a CDS encoding NAD(P)/FAD-dependent oxidoreductase: MSAHPDILVIGGGMAGISAAALLAEEARVTVLEAEPHIGMHSTGRSAAIFILNYGNATLRALNAAAYPVLSGRDSGVSFLSPRGELLVAQAEEMDTLDAYLEGTTGIERLTPDEAQALVPVLRTERIAGAIIERDAQDIDVDLLLQSYARQLRARGGAVLTGEKVQSITREAEGWRVETTQNTHSAAIVINAAGAWADEVASLAGVRPIGLQPMRRSAVMMPVPDGVQVAAWPLFGSISETWYAKPSGAALMISPADEDPLAPQDAWPDDMVLAEGLYRFEQMVDIPVVRPTHSWAGLRSFVSDRSPVAGFAPDAPGFFWLAGQGGYGIQTAPALAALTRDLCLQGESGFAPGLLAALSPERLYQSAD; the protein is encoded by the coding sequence ATGAGCGCGCATCCTGATATCCTCGTGATCGGCGGCGGCATGGCGGGTATCAGTGCCGCGGCCCTTCTGGCCGAGGAGGCCCGCGTCACCGTTTTGGAAGCCGAGCCGCATATCGGCATGCATTCCACCGGGCGTTCGGCGGCGATCTTTATCCTGAACTACGGCAACGCCACGCTGCGCGCCCTGAATGCGGCGGCTTATCCGGTTCTTTCAGGCCGGGACAGTGGCGTTTCGTTTCTGTCACCGCGGGGCGAATTGCTGGTCGCGCAAGCCGAAGAGATGGACACGCTTGACGCCTATCTGGAAGGCACGACGGGTATCGAACGCCTGACGCCGGACGAGGCGCAGGCGCTGGTGCCGGTGCTCAGGACCGAACGGATCGCGGGCGCGATCATCGAACGCGATGCCCAGGATATCGACGTGGATCTGCTGCTGCAAAGCTATGCGCGACAGTTGCGCGCGCGGGGCGGCGCCGTGCTGACCGGTGAAAAGGTGCAGTCGATCACGCGCGAGGCAGAGGGCTGGCGTGTCGAAACCACGCAAAACACGCATAGCGCGGCCATCGTGATCAATGCCGCCGGCGCCTGGGCCGACGAGGTGGCTTCCCTTGCGGGGGTGCGGCCGATCGGGCTGCAACCGATGCGCCGTTCGGCAGTGATGATGCCCGTGCCAGACGGTGTGCAAGTGGCGGCCTGGCCTCTGTTCGGCTCAATCAGCGAAACATGGTATGCCAAGCCCAGCGGTGCCGCGCTGATGATTTCCCCTGCCGACGAGGACCCTCTCGCACCTCAGGACGCCTGGCCGGACGATATGGTTCTGGCCGAAGGCCTGTACCGTTTCGAGCAGATGGTGGATATTCCCGTTGTGCGCCCCACCCACAGCTGGGCGGGCTTGCGCAGCTTCGTTTCGGATCGCAGCCCGGTGGCGGGCTTCGCGCCGGATGCGCCCGGCTTTTTCTGGCTCGCCGGGCAAGGGGGCTACGGGATCCAGACCGCCCCGGCCCTGGCCGCCCTGACGCGCGACCTGTGTTTGCAGGGCGAGAGCGGGTTTGCCCCGGGTTTACTGGCCGCGCTGAGCCCTGAACGTCTGTATCAGAGCGCCGATTGA
- a CDS encoding histone deacetylase family protein: protein MKAFFDTRQRKHDPQHFMANGAIKPNPEQPERINRLLAGAEAAGCVITDPDETGLAPIAAVHTPEYLAFLQTIHARWQRIDGAGPEVIPNIHPARRSDGYPKSAVGQAGYHQADTACPIAAHTWEAAYWSAQSAIAGADHIAGDGKSAYVLTRPPGHHAFADLAGGFCFLNNAGIAAERLRSLGRRPAILDVDVHHGNGTQGMFYARDDVLTVSIHADPARFYPFFWGHAQERGEGRGLGYNLNLPLARGTGDDDFLATLETALTRIHAYGCDALVVALGLDAHIDDPFQGLAVTTPGFARIGAAIAGAKLPTLFVQEGGYLSDALSENLTATLTGFQDA, encoded by the coding sequence ATGAAAGCCTTCTTCGACACCCGACAGCGCAAACATGATCCACAGCATTTCATGGCCAATGGTGCGATCAAGCCAAATCCCGAACAGCCCGAGAGGATAAACCGGCTTCTGGCCGGGGCCGAGGCGGCCGGCTGCGTGATCACTGACCCTGATGAGACGGGGCTTGCCCCCATCGCGGCCGTCCACACCCCCGAATATCTGGCATTTCTGCAAACGATCCACGCCCGCTGGCAGAGGATCGACGGGGCCGGGCCGGAGGTGATCCCGAACATCCACCCCGCGCGACGCAGCGACGGTTACCCGAAATCCGCAGTCGGTCAGGCCGGGTATCACCAGGCCGACACCGCCTGCCCCATCGCCGCGCATACATGGGAGGCGGCCTATTGGTCGGCACAATCGGCCATTGCCGGGGCCGATCATATCGCCGGGGACGGAAAGTCGGCCTATGTGCTGACGCGTCCGCCGGGCCATCATGCCTTTGCCGATCTTGCCGGGGGGTTCTGCTTTCTCAACAATGCGGGTATCGCCGCAGAACGCCTGCGCAGCCTTGGCCGACGACCGGCGATCCTCGATGTGGATGTGCATCACGGCAATGGCACTCAAGGCATGTTCTATGCCCGAGACGATGTGCTCACTGTTTCGATTCATGCCGACCCTGCGCGGTTCTACCCGTTCTTCTGGGGCCACGCGCAGGAGCGCGGCGAGGGGCGCGGACTGGGCTACAACCTGAACCTGCCGCTGGCGCGTGGCACGGGTGACGACGACTTTCTCGCAACCCTTGAGACGGCTCTTACCCGCATTCACGCCTATGGCTGCGATGCGCTTGTCGTGGCGCTTGGGCTCGACGCGCATATCGACGACCCCTTCCAGGGTCTTGCCGTGACCACCCCCGGCTTTGCCCGGATCGGGGCGGCAATCGCTGGTGCGAAACTGCCGACGCTTTTTGTGCAGGAAGGCGGCTATCTGTCCGATGCGCTCTCGGAAAACCTGACTGCCACGCTCACCGGGTTTCAGGACGCATGA
- a CDS encoding dynamin family protein has protein sequence MNVEVKFDPATEIRSSSGPSRLRAGMETLAAFASDAQELELALKQLEQITGSDSRKSLRRLQKELTSFEPSVTVLGQVKAGKTALINAMAGWADLLPSDVNPWTSVVTSLHLTPAEERAETGAKFQFMTEDEWDRLTTKGGRLGELADRAGAESELTKIHEQISAMREKSRKKLGRHFELLMGQEHEYSYFDKNLLERYICLGDDFDVDSPNPAIDEQGRFADITRSAELYLNCQTVPYRMCIRDTPGVNDTFMMREMVTIKAVRDSRICVVVLSAAQALTSVDMALIRMITNLKSREVIIFVNRIDELSNPESQMVEIEASIRETLKTHNGPENAEIIFGSAYWANKVLTGEIDGMHETSADALLSLTKAVLGSTLIEEPAEELIWEMSGLPRLMRALSEQTVASLGQPVLKKIAASAVAIATSQKAVRSAIVQGDNFTSDISMHEIRSAFDEVQRSSLGMLEESLSELFAHYHDRADRAHATFIERATHSLLGHLENRGEEHVWEYDPAGLRILLRSAYSSMGNKARKTAEDIYDKALGDVAMLLYRGFGPAVEGIEIAAPDVPQIPSPVALGQTIALDFNDKWWSMWWRRTRGYKAFAKQFRKLISAETEDFMTQMKDVQTADIRKALSVELEHFLQEQGAILNDLISGQHRKSGAQELFNTTDHARHSQRLDDVLDTLRRYAR, from the coding sequence ATGAACGTCGAAGTGAAGTTTGATCCCGCGACTGAGATCCGTTCGTCATCGGGCCCGAGCCGCCTCCGGGCGGGTATGGAGACGCTTGCCGCCTTCGCCAGCGACGCGCAGGAGCTTGAGCTTGCGCTCAAGCAACTTGAACAAATCACCGGTTCAGACTCGCGCAAATCCCTCCGCAGGCTGCAAAAGGAGCTGACCTCCTTCGAGCCGAGTGTCACCGTGCTCGGTCAGGTCAAGGCGGGCAAGACCGCGTTGATCAACGCCATGGCGGGCTGGGCCGATTTGCTGCCGTCGGACGTCAACCCCTGGACATCGGTGGTGACCTCTTTGCACCTGACCCCTGCCGAGGAACGCGCCGAGACCGGCGCCAAGTTCCAGTTCATGACCGAAGACGAGTGGGACCGGCTGACGACAAAGGGCGGGCGGCTCGGTGAATTGGCAGATCGCGCCGGTGCCGAAAGCGAGCTTACCAAAATCCATGAACAGATCAGCGCCATGCGTGAAAAATCGCGCAAGAAGCTGGGGCGGCACTTTGAACTGCTCATGGGTCAGGAGCATGAATACAGCTATTTCGACAAAAATCTCCTGGAGCGTTACATCTGTCTGGGCGATGATTTCGACGTCGACTCGCCAAACCCGGCCATTGATGAGCAAGGACGCTTTGCGGATATCACCCGCTCTGCCGAGCTCTACCTGAATTGCCAGACTGTCCCCTATCGGATGTGCATCCGCGACACGCCGGGGGTGAACGACACCTTCATGATGCGCGAGATGGTCACGATCAAGGCAGTCCGCGACAGCCGCATCTGTGTGGTGGTGCTTTCTGCCGCGCAGGCCCTGACCTCGGTCGATATGGCCCTGATCCGCATGATCACCAACCTCAAATCGCGCGAGGTGATCATCTTTGTGAACCGTATCGACGAGCTTTCCAATCCCGAAAGCCAGATGGTCGAGATCGAAGCCAGCATTCGCGAAACGCTGAAGACGCATAACGGCCCGGAAAATGCCGAGATCATTTTTGGCAGCGCCTACTGGGCAAACAAGGTTCTGACCGGCGAGATCGACGGAATGCACGAGACAAGCGCCGATGCGCTGCTCTCGCTGACCAAGGCTGTGCTCGGCTCCACGCTGATCGAGGAGCCCGCAGAGGAACTGATCTGGGAAATGTCCGGGCTGCCACGCCTCATGCGGGCCTTGTCCGAACAGACCGTCGCAAGCCTCGGGCAACCGGTTCTGAAGAAGATCGCCGCGTCCGCCGTGGCGATTGCAACCTCTCAGAAGGCCGTACGCAGCGCCATTGTTCAGGGCGACAACTTCACCTCGGACATCTCCATGCACGAGATCCGCAGCGCCTTTGACGAAGTGCAACGCAGCAGTCTCGGTATGTTGGAAGAGAGCCTTTCGGAGCTTTTCGCGCATTATCATGACCGGGCTGACCGGGCGCATGCCACTTTCATCGAACGGGCGACACATTCCCTGCTTGGCCATCTGGAGAACAGGGGCGAAGAGCATGTCTGGGAATACGACCCAGCGGGGCTGCGCATCCTGTTGCGTTCGGCCTATTCCTCGATGGGGAACAAGGCACGCAAAACCGCCGAAGACATCTATGACAAGGCCCTGGGCGACGTGGCGATGCTCTTGTATCGGGGCTTCGGACCGGCGGTCGAAGGGATTGAGATTGCCGCGCCCGATGTCCCTCAGATCCCGTCTCCGGTGGCTCTGGGGCAGACCATCGCCCTCGACTTCAATGACAAATGGTGGAGCATGTGGTGGAGGCGCACACGTGGTTACAAAGCCTTTGCCAAGCAGTTCCGCAAGCTGATCAGCGCCGAAACCGAAGACTTCATGACCCAGATGAAGGACGTCCAGACAGCAGATATCCGCAAGGCGCTGAGTGTCGAACTGGAACACTTCCTGCAGGAGCAGGGCGCTATTCTGAACGACCTGATTTCAGGTCAGCACCGCAAAAGCGGCGCTCAGGAGCTGTTCAACACAACCGATCACGCACGTCACAGTCAGCGCCTGGATGATGTGCTCGACACCCTGCGCCGCTACGCCCGATGA